One part of the Terrimicrobium sacchariphilum genome encodes these proteins:
- a CDS encoding Gfo/Idh/MocA family protein codes for MERRRAGDGNTPRLSRPIRMAVAGIGGFADLHHLALSRLEEEKAVRVVASCDPALEALAAQCEAHRFGSRGVVAYKDFETMLSLHGREIDAISISSPIPFHREHHRMSIGNGIACYVEKPPSLDPEELEEMIGTDLLAEYPSAVGFNHISQPWRLRLKERVLAGEFGRLLEVGFAGFWRRPIGYFARNGWAGRLTFGDKILLDSCCGNAMSHYLHNMLFHAGAGGLWDWAHPVDVTAELYRSNDIESPDTIFARGTLEGGTLFRIVASHACETRLRQREIIRCADALIEIPEDGRGTISRRGEIIERFAASSLPPPTLLQENLLEYLAFLAGERSRPSSTLADCRAFVSLNARLYLSSPCIHRVDDAHLSLLAADDFGGVTLIIPGIEQTGESFMIDGKLPSERGSAWAMEGSARHFSGEIAPNLLRQKINRLQACTREAPLRALDKIRKA; via the coding sequence ATGGAACGCCGCCGGGCGGGAGACGGCAATACACCCCGCCTATCGCGCCCGATCCGGATGGCGGTGGCGGGCATCGGTGGATTCGCCGACCTGCATCATCTCGCCCTATCGAGACTGGAGGAGGAAAAGGCGGTGCGCGTGGTCGCCTCCTGCGACCCGGCCCTGGAGGCGCTCGCTGCGCAATGCGAGGCCCACCGCTTCGGCAGCCGGGGGGTCGTTGCGTACAAGGACTTCGAGACCATGCTCTCGCTACATGGGCGGGAGATAGATGCCATCTCGATCTCCAGTCCCATCCCCTTTCATCGCGAACATCATCGGATGAGCATCGGCAATGGGATCGCCTGCTACGTGGAAAAGCCGCCCTCGCTCGATCCCGAGGAGTTGGAGGAGATGATCGGCACGGATCTGCTGGCGGAGTATCCCTCGGCAGTGGGTTTCAATCACATCTCCCAGCCGTGGCGGCTGCGGTTGAAAGAACGGGTGCTGGCCGGGGAGTTTGGCCGTCTCCTCGAGGTGGGTTTTGCGGGATTCTGGCGAAGGCCGATCGGATATTTCGCACGAAATGGCTGGGCGGGAAGACTGACCTTTGGCGACAAGATCCTGCTGGATTCCTGCTGCGGCAATGCCATGTCGCATTATCTGCACAACATGCTCTTTCACGCGGGTGCGGGCGGCCTCTGGGATTGGGCGCATCCGGTCGACGTCACCGCCGAGCTTTACCGCTCGAACGACATCGAGAGCCCGGACACTATCTTTGCCCGCGGCACGCTGGAGGGAGGGACGCTATTTCGCATCGTCGCCAGCCACGCCTGCGAGACACGGCTGAGGCAGCGTGAGATCATCCGGTGCGCCGACGCGCTGATCGAAATCCCGGAGGACGGACGTGGCACGATCTCCAGGCGCGGCGAGATCATCGAGCGATTTGCCGCCTCCAGTCTCCCGCCGCCAACCCTGCTTCAGGAGAACCTGCTGGAGTACCTCGCCTTCCTGGCGGGAGAGCGCAGCCGGCCATCGTCGACGCTGGCTGACTGCCGCGCGTTCGTGTCCCTCAACGCCCGGTTGTATCTTTCCAGCCCCTGCATTCACCGGGTCGATGACGCCCACCTCAGCCTGCTCGCTGCGGACGATTTCGGCGGCGTTACGCTCATCATTCCCGGCATTGAGCAGACCGGCGAGAGTTTCATGATCGACGGGAAGCTCCCTTCCGAAAGAGGTTCGGCATGGGCCATGGAGGGTAGCGCGCGACATTTCTCGGGCGAAATCGCGCCCAACCTGCTACGCCAAAAGATCAACCGCCTCCAGGCATGCACGCGGGAAGCTCCGCTCCGCGCTCTCGACAAAATCAGGAAAGCCTGA
- a CDS encoding PEP-CTERM sorting domain-containing protein (PEP-CTERM proteins occur, often in large numbers, in the proteomes of bacteria that also encode an exosortase, a predicted intramembrane cysteine proteinase. The presence of a PEP-CTERM domain at a protein's C-terminus predicts cleavage within the sorting domain, followed by covalent anchoring to some some component of the (usually Gram-negative) cell surface. Many PEP-CTERM proteins exhibit an unusual sequence composition that includes large numbers of potential glycosylation sites. Expression of one such protein has been shown restore the ability of a bacterium to form floc, a type of biofilm.) produces MKSFVVLLALVIVQVQQARAQILTNFGSDQFTITYSDFTDVQTHSSLQISGNDWSELAGIISTVIIPASTIELTLTGTLSGANPGSAFQIALLDTEENTVYFDGSWGSYSPGVEMSAVLTRYAPVAGFNGQIVKVALFTAGSGASLNFTLKELRTTAVPEPSISLALLLGAICCAIRFRKRVVA; encoded by the coding sequence ATGAAATCCTTCGTCGTTCTTCTTGCGTTGGTCATAGTCCAGGTGCAACAGGCCCGCGCCCAGATACTCACAAATTTTGGTTCCGACCAGTTTACGATCACTTATAGCGACTTTACGGATGTGCAGACTCATTCGTCGCTGCAGATTTCCGGTAATGACTGGTCGGAACTTGCGGGCATCATTTCCACGGTGATCATCCCGGCGTCGACGATCGAGCTGACCCTTACCGGGACACTCAGTGGAGCCAATCCTGGTTCCGCTTTCCAGATTGCGCTTCTCGATACCGAGGAGAATACCGTTTATTTCGATGGGTCCTGGGGATCATATTCACCCGGCGTGGAGATGAGTGCTGTATTGACTCGTTATGCGCCAGTTGCAGGATTCAATGGGCAGATCGTGAAGGTAGCGCTTTTTACCGCTGGTTCAGGCGCAAGTCTGAACTTTACGTTGAAGGAGCTTCGAACGACCGCGGTCCCGGAACCATCCATCTCTCTTGCTTTGTTGCTGGGTGCGATCTGTTGTGCGATTCGTTTCCGCAAACGCGTGGTCGCGTAG